The following are encoded together in the Humulus lupulus chromosome 5, drHumLupu1.1, whole genome shotgun sequence genome:
- the LOC133780561 gene encoding uncharacterized protein LOC133780561 isoform X1 has protein sequence MTQKKSHPSQRLPSQNEVVSIKASAPILFKIPSGVPRFLKCLLTTVKYVEPSFMTKILMDFEIFVHENDLYISQEDIVHVGLMEEIGASCVSLYIRILYFQLVKREISHFFRFVEPIWISNVGSTEEERVEWVSKRMIDSNPGQMWLLPYHKGKHWMLIIIDFDHQLCYFLDSLHNFPPDEIKSLISRVFQHLRTNNAKTKEVAWRTVKCPRQPLQSVQCGFYVMRMMKDFVTNEFSMR, from the exons ATGACACAAAAGAAGTCTCATCCTTCCCAAAGACTTCCTAGTCAAAATGAAGTAGTGTCAATTAAAGCTAGTGCCCCGATACTCTTCAAGATTCCTAGTGGGGTTCCTCGCTTTCTCAAGTGTCTATTAACTACCGTGAAGTATGTGGAGCCAAGTTTCATGACCAAAATTCTGATGGATTTTGAGATATTCGTCCATGAGAATGATTTATATATCTCACAAGAAGATATAGTCCATGTTGGCTTAATGGAAGAGATTGGAGCATCATGTGTATCGTTATATATCAG GATTTTATACTTCCAATTAGTGAAAAGAGAGATCAGTCACTTTTTTCGTTTTGTTGAGCCAATTTGGATATCAAATGTTGGATCCACTGAAGAAGAACGAGTTGAATGGGTATCAAAGCGTATGATTGATTCAAATCCGGGTCAGATGTGGTTGTTGCCATATCATAAGGG aaagcattggatgcttataataattgattttgaTCACCAATTGTGCTATTTCCTAGATTCTCTTCACAATTTTCCACCAGATGAAATCAAATCTCTCATTTCTCG tgtCTTTCAACATTTACGCACAAATAATGCAAAAACTAAGGAAGTCGCATGGAGAACAGTTAAGTGTCCTCgtcaaccattacaatcagtacaatgtgggttctatgttatgaggatgatgaaggacttcgtgacaaatgagttttcaatgcgatga
- the LOC133779397 gene encoding trans-resveratrol di-O-methyltransferase-like, whose protein sequence is MGSQGINKSELSQGQAHLYKHMLSYATSMSLKCAIQLGIRDIIHNNGQGQPITLPELVSALQLAPAQTGFLYRLMRLLVHSDLFTAKKVISQNEEEVDAYGLTPSSRLLLTNNGNNEVPSLCPYVLAVLDPSTVTSFHFLGSWFQQKDATPSPHTSPPISLVPPPPIHTPPRLTSAPPSTIISTSPTPLANIHFLLNTTQIHYNAKLV, encoded by the coding sequence ATGGGTTCTCAAGGAATTAACAAAAGTGAGTTATCCCAAGGTCAAGCCCATTTGTACAAGCATATGCTATCCTACGCAACATCCATGTCTCTAAAATGTGCAATTCAGCTAGGCATACGAGACATAATCCACAACAATGGCCAAGGCCAACCCATTACTCTCCCTGAGTTGGTCTCTGCCCTTCAACTTGCTCCAGCTCAAACTGGTTTCCTCTACCGTCTGATGCGCCTATTAGTACACTCTGACTTGTTCACAGCTAAGAAAGTTATTAGCCAAAATGAAGAAGAAGTAGATGCATATGGTCTCACACCTTCATCTAGATTACTTCTCACTAATAATGGTAATAATGAGGTCCCAAGCTTGTGCCCCTATGTTCTTGCCGTGCTTGATCCTTCTACTGTAACTTCATTCCATTTCCTTGGAAGTTGGTTCCAGCAGAAAGATGCAACTCCAAGTCCACACACCTCCCCGCCTATTTCCCTTGTTCCTCCTCCTCCAATCCACACACCTCCTCGTCTAACCTCAGCCCCACCATCTACAATAATCTCCACCTCACCCACACCGCTAGCCAATATCCACTTTTTACTGAACACAACCCAGATCCATTATAATGCAAAATTAGTTTGA
- the LOC133780561 gene encoding uncharacterized protein LOC133780561 isoform X2 produces the protein MTQKKSHPSQRLPSQNEVVSIKASAPILFKIPSGVPRFLKCLLTTVKYVEPSFMTKILMDFEIFVHENDLYISQEDIVHVGLMEEIGASCVSLYIRILYFQLVKREISHFFRFVEPIWISNVGSTEEERVEWVSKRMIDSNPGQMWLLPYHKGVFQHLRTNNAKTKEVAWRTVKCPRQPLQSVQCGFYVMRMMKDFVTNEFSMR, from the exons ATGACACAAAAGAAGTCTCATCCTTCCCAAAGACTTCCTAGTCAAAATGAAGTAGTGTCAATTAAAGCTAGTGCCCCGATACTCTTCAAGATTCCTAGTGGGGTTCCTCGCTTTCTCAAGTGTCTATTAACTACCGTGAAGTATGTGGAGCCAAGTTTCATGACCAAAATTCTGATGGATTTTGAGATATTCGTCCATGAGAATGATTTATATATCTCACAAGAAGATATAGTCCATGTTGGCTTAATGGAAGAGATTGGAGCATCATGTGTATCGTTATATATCAG GATTTTATACTTCCAATTAGTGAAAAGAGAGATCAGTCACTTTTTTCGTTTTGTTGAGCCAATTTGGATATCAAATGTTGGATCCACTGAAGAAGAACGAGTTGAATGGGTATCAAAGCGTATGATTGATTCAAATCCGGGTCAGATGTGGTTGTTGCCATATCATAAGGG tgtCTTTCAACATTTACGCACAAATAATGCAAAAACTAAGGAAGTCGCATGGAGAACAGTTAAGTGTCCTCgtcaaccattacaatcagtacaatgtgggttctatgttatgaggatgatgaaggacttcgtgacaaatgagttttcaatgcgatga
- the LOC133780562 gene encoding uncharacterized protein LOC133780562, with protein sequence MAMFKCNWVEDKYVISDELGCTLVDLNKIGHKEESFILASQAKQVFYIQDPSDSRWSIVLASQPKFIGDDDDDDDYEIGELQTFEKEIGDINEFEGIESIVGPYVRRDCDGIWIDHGPS encoded by the exons ATGGCAATGTTCAAATGCAATTGGGTAGAAGACAAGTATGTTATATCAGATGAGTTAGGATGTACTTTAGTGGATCTCAATAAAATAGGCCATAAGGAAGAATCATTTATATTAGCAagtcaagcaaaacaagtattcTATATTCAAGATCCATCAGATTCAAGATGGTCAATTGTACTTGCATCACAACCAAAATTCataggtgatgatgatgatgatgatgattatgagATTGGCGAACTTCAAACTTTTGAGAAAGAAATTGGAGATATCAATGAATTTGAGGGAATTGAATCAATAGTTGGACCATATGTTCGAAGAGATTGTGATGGAATTTGGATT GATCATGGACCATCATGA